In Engraulis encrasicolus isolate BLACKSEA-1 unplaced genomic scaffold, IST_EnEncr_1.0 scaffold_174_np1212, whole genome shotgun sequence, a single window of DNA contains:
- the LOC134442503 gene encoding uncharacterized protein LOC134442503 codes for MDDEQDFLELYMELRQTPTMVSPPAPPTPSPADHTPASLATASPDDPSAHSPSPYYPDDPATAAAPATDSPSTASPEDPPAVDYPNYLPTDPAFITVPAADPVTVATATPSPADSPPACPDTSDPVTADSYKASPAPAMDPGSAASNPTPPTDPIAAAAPPPPTGSSADFTTAAPAPTPPIVSPTSQRNIPAPPPATAASTTASPDSSPDPASAASDPPSPTAPPPPTSIASPPSPLPTMDPTPAAPPPPPSSLPVTANTDYSSVSSHCFSLPQYADSSAAADCPVSSHSPSCPVAATASVPSSPASEILQTAPPAVIDPPPSSSPTTASPSTATPPAPVPDPPSPFPLPSSSPHQDQHQQNHLAAKESDTDLEE; via the exons ATGGATGATGAGCAGGACTTTCTAGAGCTCTATATGGAACTCCGACAAACTCCCACCATGGTTTCGCCTCCTGCTCCTCCAACTCCCTCTCCTGCTGATCATACTCCTGCTTCTCTTGCAACAGCTTCTCCTGATGACCcttctgctcattctccttctcctTATTATCCTGACGATCCTGCTacagctgctgctcctgctacTGACTCACCTTCTACAGCTTCTCCTGAGGACCCTCCTGCTGTTGATTATCCTAATTATCTTCCTACTGATCCTGCTTTCATTACAGTCCCTGCTGCCGATCCTGTTACTGTGGCTACTGCTACTCCATCTCCTGCTGATTCTCCTCCTGCTTGTCCTGACACTTCTGATCCTGTTACTGCTGATTCTTATAAagcttctcctgctcctgctatGGATCCTGGCTCGGCTGCTTCCAATCCAACTCCTCCTACTGatcccattgctgctgctgctcctcctcctccaacaggTTCATCTGCTGATTTTACGACAGCTGCTCCTGCTCCTACTCCTCCTATTGTGTCTCCTACTTCTCAACGTAAcattcctgctcctcctcctgctactgCTGCTTCTACAACAGCCTCCCCTGATTCTTCTCCTGATCCTGCCTCTGCTGCCTCCGATCCTCCTTCACCTacagctccacctcctcctacttctattgcttctcctccttctcctcttcctacaATGGATCCTacccctgctgctcctcctcctcctccttcctctctaccTGTTACAGCTAACACTGACTATAGTTCTGTCTCTTCACATtgtttctctcttcctcaatATGCTGATTCCTCTGCTGCTGCCGATTGCCCTGTTTCTTCACATTCGCCATCTTGTCCTGTTGCTGCAACTGCATCTGTTCCTTCCAGTCCAGCTTCTGAAATTCTTCAAACTGCTCCTCCTGCTGTAATTGaccctcctccatcctcatctCCCACTACTGCTTCCCCTTCCACTGCCACTCCCCCTGCTCCGGTACCCgatcctccctctcctttccctcttccatcctcttctcctcatcaagATCAGCATCAACAGAATCATTTGGCAGCCAAAG AGTCGGACACTGACCTGGAAGAGTAA